A single Cryomorphaceae bacterium DNA region contains:
- a CDS encoding FAD-binding protein, whose translation MPYSKMTDERVEELRELLGTDYVFVDEEIREEHGRDYTEDLQYTPDVVVMPANTEEVSLLLKWCNAHRVPIAPRGAGTGLSGGALPVEKGISLSMKRFNQILEIDERNLQATVEPGVINQVFQEAVQERGLFYPPDPASKGSCSLGGNWAENAGGPKAVKYGVTNEYLLNMEVVLPSGEIIWTGANVLKNATGYNLTQLIAGSEGTLGVITKGVVKLLPYPRENRLILVPFKSAEQACAAVSAVFQAGITPSAMEFMERDAIQFTLDVIDDAPDLLGPEDEAHLLIEVDGNDPEVLFKELEAIMEVVERFDAGEIRFAESSAEKDRLWAVRRKVGEAVKAHSIYKEEDTVVPRAELPKLLKGVKDIGKHYGFKSVCYGHAGDGNLHVNILRGDLSDKQWQQEIPLAISEIFMLCFSLGGTISGEHGIGLVQKDYMDIVFDEANLELQRKIKDLFDPQHILNPGKIFP comes from the coding sequence ATGCCGTACAGCAAGATGACCGACGAAAGGGTCGAAGAACTTCGGGAATTACTGGGAACCGACTACGTGTTTGTCGACGAGGAAATACGAGAAGAACACGGACGGGATTATACCGAGGATTTACAGTATACACCGGACGTCGTGGTTATGCCAGCCAATACCGAGGAGGTGAGTCTTTTGCTCAAATGGTGTAATGCGCATAGGGTTCCCATCGCGCCGAGAGGCGCTGGCACTGGCCTCAGTGGAGGTGCCCTTCCCGTAGAAAAGGGCATAAGTCTGAGCATGAAGCGCTTCAATCAGATCTTGGAAATCGATGAGCGCAATCTCCAAGCGACCGTGGAGCCGGGTGTCATCAATCAAGTTTTTCAGGAGGCGGTTCAAGAAAGAGGATTGTTTTACCCGCCAGATCCAGCGAGCAAGGGGAGTTGTAGCCTTGGAGGAAATTGGGCAGAGAATGCGGGTGGCCCAAAGGCAGTCAAGTACGGTGTGACTAACGAGTACCTGCTCAATATGGAAGTCGTACTTCCCTCCGGTGAAATCATCTGGACGGGGGCCAATGTGCTCAAGAATGCTACGGGATATAACCTTACGCAACTCATTGCAGGTAGTGAAGGGACCCTGGGAGTGATCACTAAAGGAGTGGTGAAGTTGTTGCCGTATCCGAGGGAGAATCGCTTGATCTTGGTTCCATTCAAATCAGCCGAACAAGCCTGTGCAGCAGTCAGTGCTGTATTTCAAGCGGGTATTACCCCGAGTGCCATGGAGTTTATGGAACGAGATGCTATTCAGTTCACTTTGGATGTCATCGATGATGCTCCCGATTTATTGGGGCCAGAAGACGAAGCGCATCTGCTGATTGAAGTCGATGGGAACGATCCTGAAGTTCTTTTTAAGGAACTCGAGGCCATTATGGAGGTAGTTGAACGATTTGATGCCGGAGAGATTCGATTTGCAGAGAGTTCGGCGGAAAAGGACCGCTTATGGGCTGTTCGTCGCAAAGTTGGGGAGGCGGTCAAAGCTCATTCCATCTATAAAGAGGAAGACACGGTGGTTCCCAGAGCAGAACTACCTAAGCTTCTTAAAGGAGTTAAGGACATCGGAAAGCACTACGGCTTCAAGAGTGTTTGCTACGGTCATGCCGGGGATGGCAACCTCCACGTGAATATCTTGAGGGGTGATTTATCCGACAAACAGTGGCAGCAAGAAATACCCTTGGCCATTTCGGAAATATTTATGCTGTGTTTTAGTCTTGGGGGTACTATTAGCGGTGAACACGGGATAGGTCTAGTCCAGAAAGACTACATGGATATCGTATTCGATGAGGCGAACTTAGAGCTGCAACGCAAAATCAAAGACCTCTTTGATCCGCAGCATATTTTAAACCCAGGCAAGATCTTCCCATAG
- a CDS encoding S9 family peptidase, with the protein MHKGLLAVAMFTATTLTAQDITVEDIWRKGTFRSEGVYGVRSMNDGEHYTSLNYGPEGVQVVQYSYETGEAVDTLVGDAQIDGASIQGYSFSSDEQKMMIATEMEGVYRYSTRDVNFIFDRSTGEASLLSTEKQMFATFSPNGDRVAFVRSNNLFVKDLDSGEETQVTFDGEWNKVLNGGTDWVYEEEFAFDKAFFWSPDGSKIAYYRFDESEVPMMDMDMFNNQLYPENYTFKYPKAGEANSKVEIKVYDLQSGSITNVDLGRSGDFYVPRIKWTASSDALCTMVMNRLQNELELRLVNPSDGSSRSLMTEKAESYIEISDDLTFLNDNSFLWTSETDGYNHIYHYKADGSLKKQITEGPWDVTNFYGYNAKSGYLYFQASMNEPYNTEVYRVKLNGKSLKQLNPAVGSNSAQFSSSFKYFILTHSDANTPASYALYASDGKEVRSLKDNADLKETLEGYGLGSKEFFSFETSEGVSLNGWMMKPADFDASKKYPVLMYVYGGPGSQTVTNSWGGSNHMWYHMLNQKGYIVVSIDNRGTGHRGRDFRTVTYQQLGKYEIADQIEGAKYLGGLDYVDADRIGIWGWSYGGYMASLGVSKGADVFKMGIAVAPVTNWRYYDTIYTERYMRTPQENAEGYDDNSPINHVEKIKGSYLLVHGSADDNVHYQNTMEMIRALVNANVQFDLFVYPDKNHGIYGGNTRNHLYTKMTSFILENL; encoded by the coding sequence ATGCATAAAGGATTACTCGCCGTGGCGATGTTTACCGCCACTACCCTCACTGCTCAAGACATTACCGTTGAAGACATATGGCGAAAAGGGACTTTTCGTTCAGAAGGTGTCTACGGTGTCCGTTCCATGAATGACGGTGAGCACTACACTTCTTTAAACTACGGACCAGAAGGTGTGCAGGTCGTTCAATACAGTTATGAAACCGGAGAAGCTGTGGACACCTTAGTAGGCGACGCACAGATTGACGGAGCGTCCATTCAAGGGTATAGTTTCAGTAGCGATGAGCAGAAAATGATGATCGCTACAGAAATGGAAGGCGTTTACCGATACTCCACACGCGATGTGAACTTCATCTTCGACCGATCTACCGGAGAAGCATCTTTATTGAGCACTGAAAAGCAAATGTTTGCCACCTTCAGTCCCAATGGAGATCGAGTAGCCTTTGTCCGCAGCAATAACCTTTTCGTTAAAGACTTAGATTCTGGTGAAGAGACACAGGTCACTTTTGACGGTGAATGGAACAAAGTGCTCAATGGAGGAACCGACTGGGTATACGAAGAGGAGTTTGCCTTTGACAAAGCCTTCTTTTGGTCTCCGGATGGAAGCAAGATCGCGTACTACCGCTTCGATGAAAGCGAGGTGCCGATGATGGACATGGACATGTTCAACAATCAATTGTATCCAGAGAACTACACGTTTAAGTACCCAAAGGCGGGTGAAGCGAATTCAAAAGTTGAGATCAAGGTCTATGACCTTCAAAGCGGATCTATTACCAATGTTGATTTGGGCCGAAGTGGTGACTTCTACGTTCCCCGCATTAAGTGGACGGCGAGCAGCGATGCCCTCTGCACCATGGTGATGAATCGGCTTCAAAATGAGTTAGAGCTTCGTTTGGTGAATCCAAGTGACGGGTCATCACGCTCATTAATGACTGAAAAGGCCGAATCCTACATTGAGATCTCAGATGATTTGACCTTCTTGAACGACAACAGTTTTCTGTGGACCAGCGAAACAGACGGATACAATCATATCTATCACTACAAGGCTGATGGAAGCCTGAAAAAGCAAATCACCGAAGGCCCTTGGGATGTGACCAACTTTTATGGGTACAACGCAAAGAGCGGATACCTGTATTTCCAGGCTTCGATGAACGAGCCGTATAACACCGAAGTGTATCGCGTTAAATTGAACGGAAAAAGTCTGAAGCAATTGAATCCTGCCGTAGGCAGTAACTCTGCACAATTCAGTTCTAGTTTCAAGTATTTCATTTTGACGCACAGCGATGCCAACACCCCGGCCAGCTATGCCCTCTACGCCTCCGACGGGAAGGAAGTGCGGTCGTTGAAGGACAACGCGGACCTGAAGGAGACGCTTGAAGGATATGGACTAGGAAGTAAGGAGTTCTTCTCTTTCGAAACCAGCGAAGGGGTGTCCTTGAATGGCTGGATGATGAAACCAGCAGATTTCGACGCATCCAAGAAATATCCTGTTTTGATGTACGTGTACGGTGGCCCAGGGTCTCAGACAGTGACCAACAGCTGGGGAGGATCCAACCATATGTGGTACCATATGCTGAATCAAAAAGGGTACATCGTTGTGAGTATCGATAACCGCGGTACCGGACATCGAGGAAGAGACTTTAGAACCGTGACGTATCAGCAGCTCGGGAAATACGAAATCGCCGATCAAATCGAAGGAGCTAAATACCTCGGAGGCCTGGATTACGTCGATGCCGATCGAATTGGTATTTGGGGATGGAGTTACGGAGGATATATGGCCAGCCTTGGGGTTTCCAAAGGTGCTGACGTATTCAAAATGGGTATTGCGGTTGCACCGGTCACTAACTGGCGTTATTACGACACCATTTACACGGAACGCTATATGCGCACTCCACAAGAAAATGCGGAAGGCTACGATGATAATTCCCCGATCAATCACGTCGAAAAGATCAAAGGATCGTATCTGCTGGTTCACGGATCGGCTGATGACAACGTACATTATCAAAACACCATGGAGATGATTCGCGCACTCGTCAATGCGAATGTGCAGTTTGACTTGTTTGTTTACCCAGACAAGAACCACGGTATATATGGTGGAAACACACGTAACCACCTCTACACCAAAATGACCAGTTTCATTTTGGAGAACCTCTAA
- a CDS encoding peptide MFS transporter, with the protein MSEVQVKQGHPSGLWVLFMSEMWERFCYYGMRTLLTLYLVKSLMKGDADAALIYGAYTALVYAAPVLGGRMADRFLGYRYAIILGAILMSIGEFMIIVQPTDFWLLAGMGGIIIGNGYFKANISTIVGKLYEDGDPRRDSGFTIFYIGINIGALLATTIVAYVGETYGFHYGFGLAGIGMLVGGLVFYLGRDRYAEAPGVDIPEAGLKKSFAGLSNVTLITIGSILAIPLCFFLISQNQIMDYLLLALFAYVAYSLISTGAKDGKVWRDRMIALVIFMLINITFWACFEQAGTSLTLYADRNVDRVIWGWTMPASMTQFFNPFFIVTFGSIFSVMWIKLSEMGKNPSIPMKFALGILQLGVGFLVTLVAVNFADDYKVPLLTLVLLYMLHTTGELFLSPIGLSMVTKLAPKEIAGTAMGGWFLSFAIANFVAGKIAALTGIEHGGGGEAVDLGAQLEQYTSIFGNIGFVLVGFAVLIMLLRKPLNKLMHGVV; encoded by the coding sequence ATGTCTGAAGTTCAAGTAAAACAAGGCCACCCGAGTGGATTATGGGTGCTCTTCATGTCAGAAATGTGGGAGCGTTTCTGCTACTATGGAATGCGTACCCTATTGACTTTGTACTTAGTCAAATCCTTGATGAAAGGTGATGCGGATGCCGCTTTGATCTATGGTGCCTACACAGCACTTGTCTATGCTGCTCCAGTTCTCGGAGGCCGTATGGCGGACCGATTCTTAGGATACCGCTATGCCATTATCCTGGGAGCCATCCTGATGTCCATCGGTGAATTCATGATCATAGTGCAGCCTACAGACTTCTGGTTGTTGGCCGGAATGGGAGGAATCATCATTGGTAATGGGTATTTCAAAGCCAATATCTCAACCATTGTAGGAAAGCTATACGAGGATGGAGATCCCCGCCGGGACTCTGGTTTTACGATTTTCTACATCGGTATCAACATCGGTGCACTTTTAGCAACAACCATCGTGGCCTATGTAGGAGAAACCTATGGCTTCCACTACGGATTCGGCTTAGCCGGTATCGGTATGCTTGTGGGTGGCTTGGTGTTCTATCTGGGGCGTGACCGCTACGCAGAAGCACCAGGTGTAGACATTCCTGAAGCGGGCTTGAAAAAGAGCTTTGCTGGACTGAGCAACGTTACGCTTATCACCATTGGGTCTATTTTGGCCATTCCGCTTTGTTTCTTCTTGATCAGCCAGAACCAGATCATGGATTACCTGCTGCTTGCCTTATTCGCCTATGTAGCCTACAGTTTGATTTCCACTGGGGCTAAGGACGGAAAGGTCTGGAGAGATCGTATGATTGCACTGGTCATCTTCATGTTGATCAACATTACCTTCTGGGCATGTTTTGAGCAAGCAGGAACATCTCTGACGCTTTATGCGGATCGAAATGTCGACCGTGTGATTTGGGGATGGACCATGCCGGCTTCCATGACGCAGTTCTTTAACCCATTCTTCATCGTGACCTTCGGATCCATCTTCTCCGTAATGTGGATCAAATTGTCTGAGATGGGTAAGAACCCGAGTATCCCAATGAAATTTGCTTTGGGAATTCTCCAATTAGGAGTTGGATTCTTGGTAACTCTAGTAGCCGTGAATTTTGCTGATGACTATAAAGTGCCTTTGTTAACACTTGTGTTGCTGTACATGCTGCACACCACTGGGGAACTCTTCCTCTCACCCATCGGTCTTTCCATGGTGACCAAATTGGCTCCGAAAGAAATTGCCGGTACCGCTATGGGTGGATGGTTCCTGAGTTTTGCCATTGCAAACTTCGTAGCGGGTAAAATTGCGGCCTTGACGGGAATTGAGCACGGAGGCGGCGGAGAAGCTGTTGACCTTGGCGCTCAGCTCGAGCAATACACGAGCATTTTCGGAAACATCGGATTTGTATTGGTTGGATTTGCCGTACTCATTATGTTGTTGCGCAAGCCACTCAATAAGCTCATGCACGGAGTAGTTTAA